From a single Planctellipticum variicoloris genomic region:
- a CDS encoding response regulator: MPASELQQPSALTGRNHILVIDDDPLFRSLLVTILRRDFAVSVSSDGAEGFYLALEKVPTLAIVDIQMPGWDGLRTLQAFRSHPLLQSVPVIILTSDASRETVVAAIHGGADEYIVKTSFNREILLEKVGKLLMRGARRPSVLSPADAAVAAPAQDRRSSVSGMAAKLDDEARLQEVLDGWE, from the coding sequence ATGCCAGCATCCGAACTGCAGCAACCTTCGGCTTTAACAGGTCGCAACCACATCCTGGTGATCGACGACGATCCGCTGTTTCGGAGCCTGCTGGTGACGATTCTGCGGCGCGACTTCGCCGTATCGGTGTCGAGCGACGGAGCCGAGGGGTTTTATCTGGCGCTTGAGAAGGTGCCGACGCTCGCGATCGTGGATATCCAGATGCCCGGCTGGGACGGCCTGCGGACCCTGCAGGCCTTCCGATCGCACCCGCTGCTGCAGTCGGTGCCGGTGATTATCCTCACATCGGACGCCAGTCGCGAGACGGTCGTGGCGGCGATCCACGGCGGCGCCGACGAGTACATCGTCAAGACCAGCTTCAATCGCGAAATTCTGCTCGAAAAAGTCGGAAAACTGCTGATGCGCGGAGCGCGGAGGCCGTCGGTCCTGTCGCCTGCGGACGCCGCGGTCGCGGCGCCGGCGCAAGACCGACGTTCCAGCGTCAGCGGAATGGCGGCGAAGCTGGACGACGAGGCGCGTCTGCAGGAAGTTCTCGACGGGTGGGAATAG